ACTCtctatttattattctttaaacaattaacattcttttaatatttttttacctagtcaaagtttttagtttatttcacAGTATTCCTATGTCAACCTTAAAAGCAACCAATTCCTCTGCAGTATATTCAATTATTCCAATCTTAGCACTTTCtaacaatttacttttttgattgtcatcAAATGATTTTAGCATAACTGCTGTTTGTATTATTTGAGAATCATTTGAATTTCCAACTTGATGATTAGATTGCTCCATCAAGAATCTGTGTCTTTTTCTCAGTGTACTGCTGCTGCAAGATGCACTTTCCTTGTAAGCTTTAGGTGTAACAGTTAAACAAATGGGCtataaaccaaaaataataataaataaacctataaatatttaaataacataaatctTCATTATGTTTATCCAAAATTAAtcaagtctttttttaattatttttatttatttcagatttaagtactttacaaattttattattcttactCTTGGCCCACCAGATAGAAATTCTATTGTATTTGTTTTCGAATTATcgagtttttgtttaatgacatgCAACACTACATCTTCAATATCACGTGGAATATGACttgatttattaactttatataaatcatCAACCATTGTCATGCAGTTATTTCTTAAATGATCTTTCTTGCACTCAtggtttataaatttatcttttaaataacttattccACATATCTTGCATGcgatatataaatgtttcattATCTCTAATATATGAAAAGAACTGCAAAGGCTACTAATCATGATGTAGGTTGAACATATAGGACATTATGCTTCACTTTCAAGTTTACCTTTAATACTTGATGTAATACATAGACTGCAAAACAAATGTTGACAGTCTTTGATCATGACTGGTTGACTCATTATTCTCCCACAAATCTTACAAATACATAATGTTATATGTGGATTTAGCTGCAGATTTAATTCAGAAATTAGTTCTTTGTTTAAAGATAAAGGCAACGACTCAAGaaacaagtttatatttaattgtgtccatcttttaaaaattccaaaCCTTCCAAGATTGGAACTTGGTTTTCGACCAACCTTACCAAAAATACATTTACACTCTTTTGTTGGACATTTTAACCAACTTTTTGGTATAacattgagttttttatttcct
This genomic interval from Hydra vulgaris chromosome 01, alternate assembly HydraT2T_AEP contains the following:
- the LOC136074934 gene encoding uncharacterized protein LOC136074934; this encodes MISSLCSSFHILEIMKHLYIACKICGISYLKDKFINHECKKDHLRNNCMTMVDDLYKVNKSSHIPRDIEDVVLHVIKQKLDNSKTNTIEFLSGGPRPICLTVTPKAYKESASCSSSTLRKRHRFLMEQSNHQVGNSNDSQIIQTAVMLKSFDDNQKSKLLESAKIGIIEYTAEELVAFKVDIGIL